In Nitrospiraceae bacterium, the following are encoded in one genomic region:
- the nuoD gene encoding NADH dehydrogenase (quinone) subunit D: protein MKSLIERLMTTFPDAIRDAEVDAARNEVSVRVAAPRIVEIARWLHDTPEAAFDHITDICSVDYPDHPERFEVVYQLLSLPHRRRIRLKARVTEDAPAIASVTGIWKGAEFMEREVYDLMGITFTGHPDLRRILLPEDYEEGHPLRKDFPTEGRGWRSTFPFIPRLDEPPAEHAEEGEISDKDKQAFLAPTTGENRRREELLLNMGPQHPSTHGVLRVVLELDGERIVKATPDLGYLHRGVEKLAEGLHYMQVIPHTDRLDYVCAMANNYAYVRAVEKLLDIKVPERAEYVRTIVAEMQRIIGHLFWLGTQALDIGAMTVFFWTFREREILLDMFEKLCGARLTLNYYRIGGVDSDFTPDLVARLKAFLQTFPDKVCEYDQLLMSNRIWVGRTKDVAVISAEDAINFGLTGPTLRGSGVDYDVRKYEPYGVYDKVDWEVPVGKRGDTYDRYWVRMEEMRQSARIIRQCLDQLPEGPIMADVPQVIPPPKAKVMRDMESLIHHFIIFTQGFKPPKAETYCGTEAPKGELGFFLVSDGSPRPYRLKIRAPSFIHMGAFDHMARGYLISDIITIFGTYDIVMGECDR from the coding sequence ATTGCGCGGTGGCTGCACGATACGCCGGAGGCGGCCTTCGATCACATCACGGACATCTGCTCGGTCGACTACCCGGATCATCCGGAACGGTTTGAAGTGGTCTATCAACTTCTGTCACTTCCTCACCGCCGGCGGATCCGCCTGAAGGCCCGCGTCACCGAGGATGCCCCCGCAATCGCCTCAGTCACCGGCATCTGGAAGGGCGCCGAGTTCATGGAGCGCGAGGTTTACGACCTCATGGGCATCACCTTCACCGGCCACCCGGACCTCCGCCGGATTCTGTTGCCGGAAGACTACGAAGAGGGCCATCCGCTCCGGAAGGACTTTCCCACCGAAGGTCGAGGCTGGCGAAGTACATTCCCCTTCATTCCCCGGCTGGACGAGCCGCCGGCCGAGCACGCGGAAGAAGGCGAGATCTCCGACAAGGACAAGCAGGCATTCTTAGCCCCCACGACCGGCGAAAACCGTCGGCGGGAAGAATTGCTGCTGAACATGGGGCCGCAACATCCGAGCACGCACGGCGTCTTGCGCGTGGTCCTCGAACTGGACGGCGAACGGATCGTGAAGGCGACGCCTGACCTGGGCTATCTGCATCGCGGCGTCGAAAAGCTCGCCGAAGGCCTCCACTACATGCAGGTCATCCCCCACACCGACCGGCTCGACTACGTCTGCGCGATGGCCAACAACTACGCCTATGTGCGGGCGGTCGAAAAGCTGCTCGATATCAAGGTCCCGGAGCGGGCGGAGTACGTGAGAACGATCGTCGCCGAGATGCAGCGCATCATCGGACACCTGTTCTGGCTGGGCACCCAGGCGCTCGATATCGGCGCCATGACGGTCTTCTTCTGGACCTTCCGCGAACGGGAGATCTTGCTCGACATGTTCGAGAAACTCTGCGGCGCCCGCCTCACCCTGAACTATTACCGCATCGGCGGCGTCGACAGCGATTTCACGCCCGACTTAGTTGCGCGCCTGAAAGCGTTTCTCCAGACGTTCCCGGACAAGGTATGCGAGTACGACCAGTTGCTCATGTCCAACCGCATCTGGGTGGGACGCACCAAAGACGTAGCGGTGATCTCCGCCGAAGACGCCATCAACTTCGGCTTGACCGGCCCAACTCTGCGCGGTTCGGGTGTGGACTACGACGTTCGCAAGTACGAACCCTACGGTGTCTATGACAAGGTGGACTGGGAAGTCCCGGTCGGCAAGCGCGGCGACACCTATGACCGGTACTGGGTGCGGATGGAGGAAATGCGGCAGAGCGCCCGTATTATCCGCCAGTGTCTGGATCAGCTTCCCGAAGGTCCGATCATGGCCGACGTCCCGCAAGTGATCCCGCCCCCGAAGGCGAAGGTTATGCGTGACATGGAGAGCTTGATCCACCACTTCATCATCTTCACCCAGGGATTCAAGCCGCCGAAAGCCGAGACCTACTGTGGCACGGAGGCGCCGAAAGGAGAGTTGGGATTTTTTCTGGTCAGCGACGGCAGTCCAAGACCTTATCGCTTGAAAATCCGTGCCCCGTCGTTCATTCATATGGGCGCCTTCGATCACATGGCGCGAGGCTACCTGATTTCGGATATCATCACGATCTTCGGAACCTATGACATCGTGATGGGAGAGTGTGATAGGTGA